A single genomic interval of Lentimicrobium saccharophilum harbors:
- a CDS encoding S9 family peptidase codes for MKKLLFAIWFFALFMLAPVQLSAQTGQKAFTLEDLMKKRIFAASSVQGIRSMNDGMHYTTLTENNRKLVKSSYKTGEVVSVILDLNSFEDSGIKMIVDYEFSADEKEILIQSDYEPLYRRSFKADYYIFNIATETFSPLSRKGKQQLATFSPDGTKVAFVRDNNIFITDIATGEEKQITTDGKFNEIINGAPDWVYEEEFEFNKAFDWSPDSKRLAYVKFDERNVKMFNMTMFQGQKPSLDENALYPANSQFKYPKAGEDNSKVSVLVYNLESGNTLRVNTGTETDQYIPRIKFTTDPSVLAVLRLNRLQNKLEILKVNALNGASSVMYAEENERYIDEGNFDNLRFLPDGKHFVITSEHDGWSHLYLFTTEGVMVRQLTKGNFDVTEFYGYDPLKKLFYYQAAAVSPLQREIYSVSLDGKKANRLTALTGTNNGAFSTTFRYFINTYSSVTTPPVYTLHEAGGKQIRVLEDNTALRTKLDEYKPSLRKFFSFTTPDDITLNGWVIYPPQFDSTMKYPVLMNQYSGPNSQEVIDRWSLGFDEYIAQQGYIVMCVDPRGTGARGEDFRKVTYLQLGKYETLDQIAAASYAATLPYVDGSRIGIWGWSYGGFISSSCMVKGNGAFRVGIAVAPVTNWRYYDNIYTERFMRKPQDNPEGYDQNSPLFFAGDLQGKLLLVHGTADDNVHVQNTLEFAERLVQEGKQFDMMLYTNRNHGIYGGNTRMHLFTLIEDYLKENL; via the coding sequence ATGAAAAAGTTACTTTTTGCCATCTGGTTTTTTGCCCTGTTCATGTTGGCTCCGGTTCAGCTCTCAGCTCAGACCGGCCAAAAGGCTTTCACCCTGGAAGATCTTATGAAAAAGCGGATTTTCGCTGCATCTTCCGTGCAGGGAATCAGATCAATGAATGATGGGATGCATTATACTACCCTGACTGAGAATAACCGTAAACTGGTGAAATCAAGCTACAAAACCGGAGAGGTTGTTTCGGTTATCCTCGACCTCAACAGTTTTGAAGATTCCGGAATTAAAATGATCGTGGATTATGAATTCAGTGCCGATGAGAAAGAAATACTGATACAGTCCGATTACGAACCGCTTTACCGGCGGTCATTCAAAGCAGATTATTATATTTTTAATATTGCAACAGAGACGTTCTCGCCATTGTCCCGCAAGGGAAAACAGCAATTGGCTACTTTCTCACCCGATGGCACAAAGGTTGCGTTTGTGCGCGACAATAATATTTTCATCACAGATATTGCAACCGGGGAAGAGAAGCAAATAACCACCGACGGAAAATTCAATGAAATCATCAACGGGGCTCCGGACTGGGTTTATGAAGAGGAGTTTGAGTTTAATAAGGCTTTTGACTGGTCGCCGGACAGTAAACGGCTGGCCTATGTAAAGTTTGATGAGCGGAATGTGAAAATGTTTAATATGACCATGTTTCAGGGTCAGAAGCCTTCGCTTGATGAAAATGCCCTGTATCCTGCAAACAGTCAATTCAAGTATCCTAAGGCAGGGGAGGATAACTCGAAGGTAAGTGTACTGGTCTACAACCTTGAAAGCGGGAACACCCTCAGGGTAAATACCGGGACGGAGACCGATCAGTATATCCCGCGTATAAAGTTCACTACAGATCCGTCTGTTCTGGCTGTGCTGAGGCTTAACAGACTTCAGAACAAGCTGGAAATATTAAAGGTCAATGCATTGAATGGCGCTTCATCAGTCATGTATGCAGAGGAGAATGAAAGATATATTGATGAAGGGAACTTTGACAATCTGCGTTTTCTGCCTGATGGCAAACACTTTGTAATTACCAGCGAACATGACGGATGGTCGCATCTTTATCTTTTTACAACGGAAGGGGTCATGGTGCGACAACTAACCAAAGGAAACTTTGATGTAACAGAATTTTACGGATACGATCCTTTGAAAAAGCTGTTTTACTACCAGGCTGCCGCTGTTTCACCCTTGCAGCGCGAGATCTATTCGGTAAGCCTCGACGGAAAGAAAGCCAACCGGCTTACAGCTCTCACCGGAACCAATAACGGTGCATTCAGTACCACCTTCAGGTATTTCATCAATACTTATTCATCGGTAACGACACCTCCCGTCTATACCCTGCATGAGGCCGGCGGAAAACAGATCAGGGTGTTAGAGGATAACACGGCACTCAGAACAAAGCTGGATGAGTACAAACCGTCTCTCAGGAAGTTTTTCAGTTTTACCACGCCTGATGATATCACGCTGAATGGCTGGGTAATTTATCCGCCGCAGTTTGACAGCACCATGAAGTATCCTGTACTCATGAATCAATACAGCGGACCGAATTCGCAGGAGGTTATTGACCGTTGGTCATTGGGTTTCGATGAGTATATTGCCCAGCAGGGGTATATTGTGATGTGCGTGGATCCGCGTGGAACAGGCGCAAGGGGTGAGGATTTCAGGAAAGTTACCTATTTGCAGCTGGGAAAATATGAAACCCTCGACCAGATTGCAGCAGCAAGCTATGCCGCTACGCTGCCGTACGTTGACGGTTCAAGGATTGGTATCTGGGGATGGAGTTACGGCGGATTTATTTCTTCTTCATGCATGGTGAAAGGCAACGGGGCATTCAGGGTAGGCATAGCCGTGGCGCCTGTCACCAACTGGCGGTACTACGACAATATATACACCGAAAGGTTTATGCGTAAGCCCCAGGATAATCCCGAAGGCTATGATCAGAATTCACCACTTTTCTTTGCCGGCGACCTGCAGGGAAAACTATTGCTGGTGCATGGTACTGCCGATGACAATGTACATGTGCAGAATACGCTGGAATTTGCTGAAAGGCTGGTACAGGAGGGCAAACAGTTTGATATGATGCTTTACACCAACCGCAATCACGGCATTTACGGAGGCAATACCCGTATGCACCTTTTTACCCTGATTGAGGACTATCTGAAAGAAAATCTCTGA
- a CDS encoding DUF7507 domain-containing protein, translating to TAFAAWLGQFAVTGDGCGVIIPDLSGYTAPVLCEGGEVSITYSIADLCSSASITRSFTVNAPTAIVIAEPADFSADATDFADQAEINAAFASWLEGFGVTGGCNPQGSYGTPTAPTLCGGFTEVTYNVTDLCQTGTATATFTIVSPNPLVINKPNDYSGSSCMFADQAAVDAAFATWLTGFSVSGGFNPVGAIVGSPVAPALCQGGTTTVTYNVTDECGGGSVTATFTLIAPSAVSVEGPADASYTSCDFTDQTALNTAFAAWLGQFEVTEDGCGVTAPDLSNLTAPVLCEGGVVTVTYGITDLCSSTSITRSFSVTAPSAVSVAGPADASYSSCDFADQSALNTAFAAWLGQFAVTGDGCGVIIPDLSGYTAPVLCEGGVVTVIFGINDLCSSASITRSFTLSGDAIPPAITNIPPSTIVAECGTPFDLLPWQLPEWTDNCGTVTVISDVIDPASTAPLPATYTRTWTVTDACGNPASFTQTIQVPKCEEEYCTVTQFTLGSSTASFCDGTSSYDLMESLLQENGPLVVGLPANNRSFTVPVVGGAQCILDRFPSWNNAFVLTGNYSCGNFGDLLQPDGRFNNTLLVEAITMQFNLWMTPALGELLLENSAFYIRSASGCGGEDDYPLDDSTYYEIPPSVYSYLGSDPTVQDLLDLANLALGSPVIPGPNAPTRAQIKYALKYINEAFENCGFIYFVPPLSNNIELVKTGTIIDNEPIGVHNAGDQVSYQFAVSNIGNLTFSSVYINDPMIAVNGGPINNMAPGVTDNTTFSGIYTLTQEDIDVGSLSNTAMVIGLAGVNAYYDTDDDVQTFIQAPSISLVKTGTFVDNFPMGIYNAGDQIVYTFDISNTGNVTLTDVALSDPLADLSGNAIEVLTPGMTNSSAYSAVYTLTEPDIAAGSFTNTAFVTGYFGTTPVTASAEDTQAWSQPPMIEVCTLTEEGYSDQFGEFCNGQTIYDLIESLMYPDDPLLLGLPANGRTFSVPVDGGAQCIMDILPGEGFANKLTGNWGCGNFGYLLNNDGKLYNTLLSQMIALELNMRLSPGLADVVLTSPEFYTRASSACGGGTSNGSYPLDDSLHFVIPYSVYLYLGINPTIQDVYDLANSALGGVAPPPNLGPTLSDIRDAVQVINQAFEDCRFIFFIPKPKSSLVLPLGNELPVGIELKVAPNPFRLFTEVSFSVDKDSRVQAQLYDMQGNLVKTLFEGNMEAGQERTEVYNVSRNESFAMLICVIRTPTAIRVQRIIRTH from the coding sequence ACGGCCTTTGCCGCATGGCTTGGCCAGTTTGCCGTGACCGGTGACGGATGTGGAGTAATTATCCCCGATCTGAGTGGTTATACAGCTCCTGTACTTTGCGAAGGAGGAGAGGTGTCAATTACTTACAGTATCGCTGACCTTTGCAGCAGTGCCAGCATAACGCGCAGCTTCACCGTAAATGCCCCTACAGCGATTGTAATAGCAGAACCTGCTGATTTCAGTGCAGACGCCACCGATTTTGCCGACCAGGCAGAGATTAATGCAGCGTTTGCAAGCTGGCTTGAAGGCTTTGGAGTCACGGGCGGATGCAATCCCCAGGGCAGCTATGGAACGCCAACGGCGCCCACGCTTTGCGGAGGATTTACCGAAGTTACCTATAATGTAACCGACCTTTGCCAGACAGGCACAGCCACGGCCACGTTTACCATTGTATCACCCAACCCCTTGGTGATTAACAAGCCCAACGACTACAGCGGTTCATCATGTATGTTTGCCGATCAGGCCGCGGTAGACGCAGCGTTTGCCACCTGGCTGACCGGCTTCAGTGTAAGCGGAGGGTTTAACCCTGTGGGAGCCATTGTTGGTTCACCGGTAGCTCCGGCACTTTGCCAGGGCGGCACCACCACTGTGACCTATAATGTAACGGATGAATGCGGAGGCGGGTCAGTAACAGCGACCTTTACGTTGATTGCCCCGTCAGCTGTTTCCGTAGAAGGACCGGCGGATGCTTCATACACCAGTTGTGACTTTACAGACCAGACAGCCCTGAACACGGCCTTTGCCGCATGGCTAGGCCAGTTTGAAGTTACCGAAGACGGATGCGGCGTAACGGCCCCCGATCTGAGTAATCTCACAGCTCCGGTACTTTGCGAAGGTGGTGTGGTAACCGTAACCTATGGCATTACAGATCTTTGCAGCAGTACCAGTATTACGCGCAGCTTTAGCGTCACTGCCCCGTCAGCCGTATCCGTAGCAGGACCGGCGGATGCTTCCTACAGCAGTTGTGACTTTGCAGACCAGTCAGCCCTGAACACGGCCTTTGCCGCATGGCTTGGCCAGTTTGCCGTGACCGGTGACGGATGTGGAGTAATTATCCCCGATCTGAGTGGTTATACAGCTCCGGTACTTTGCGAAGGCGGTGTGGTGACTGTGATCTTTGGCATTAATGACCTTTGCAGCAGTGCCAGCATAACGCGCAGCTTCACATTATCCGGAGATGCCATACCCCCCGCCATCACCAACATCCCGCCCTCAACCATTGTGGCAGAATGCGGGACTCCGTTTGATCTGCTGCCGTGGCAGCTGCCCGAATGGACGGACAATTGCGGAACGGTAACGGTTATTTCGGATGTGATTGATCCTGCATCAACTGCTCCTTTACCTGCTACATATACAAGAACATGGACTGTGACGGACGCTTGCGGAAATCCCGCATCGTTCACACAAACAATTCAGGTGCCGAAGTGCGAGGAGGAATACTGCACCGTGACCCAGTTTACGCTTGGTAGTTCCACTGCTTCATTCTGTGATGGCACCAGTTCTTATGACCTGATGGAATCCCTGTTGCAGGAAAACGGACCGCTGGTAGTGGGTCTTCCGGCCAATAACCGTTCATTTACCGTACCGGTAGTTGGCGGAGCTCAGTGTATCCTTGATCGTTTCCCCAGCTGGAACAACGCCTTTGTATTGACCGGCAATTACAGTTGCGGCAATTTCGGAGATCTCTTGCAGCCGGATGGCAGATTTAACAACACCCTGCTTGTGGAAGCCATTACGATGCAGTTTAACCTTTGGATGACTCCCGCTTTAGGCGAATTGTTGCTGGAAAATTCTGCATTTTACATCAGATCTGCTTCAGGTTGCGGAGGCGAAGATGATTATCCGCTGGATGATTCAACTTATTATGAAATACCTCCTTCGGTTTATAGCTATCTCGGATCTGATCCTACTGTCCAGGATCTGCTTGATCTGGCCAACCTTGCACTAGGCTCTCCGGTGATTCCAGGTCCGAATGCACCAACCCGGGCTCAGATTAAATATGCGCTGAAGTACATCAATGAGGCATTTGAAAATTGCGGATTTATCTACTTTGTACCGCCTTTATCCAATAATATTGAGCTGGTTAAGACAGGTACCATTATCGACAATGAGCCCATTGGGGTGCATAATGCAGGCGACCAGGTATCATACCAGTTTGCAGTTTCCAATATCGGCAACCTGACCTTCTCCAGCGTTTACATCAACGATCCAATGATTGCGGTAAATGGCGGGCCTATCAATAATATGGCTCCGGGTGTTACCGATAACACAACTTTCTCAGGTATTTACACCCTTACTCAGGAGGACATTGATGTTGGATCGCTCTCCAATACAGCGATGGTAATTGGTCTGGCAGGTGTCAATGCGTATTACGATACCGATGACGACGTTCAGACATTTATCCAGGCTCCTTCGATCAGTCTGGTTAAAACAGGAACCTTCGTGGATAACTTCCCCATGGGTATTTACAATGCCGGAGATCAAATCGTCTATACATTTGATATTTCCAACACCGGAAACGTAACGCTCACGGATGTTGCCCTCAGTGATCCTTTGGCAGATCTCAGCGGCAATGCCATTGAAGTCCTGACTCCTGGAATGACCAACAGCAGCGCCTATTCGGCTGTTTATACCCTTACAGAACCGGATATTGCAGCCGGGTCGTTCACCAATACCGCGTTTGTAACCGGATATTTCGGGACAACGCCTGTTACTGCATCGGCCGAGGATACCCAGGCATGGAGCCAGCCTCCTATGATTGAGGTTTGTACACTGACTGAGGAAGGTTACAGCGATCAGTTCGGAGAATTCTGTAACGGTCAGACCATTTATGACCTGATTGAATCACTGATGTATCCGGATGATCCGCTGTTGCTTGGTTTACCTGCCAATGGCCGCACCTTCAGTGTGCCGGTGGACGGCGGCGCCCAGTGTATTATGGATATATTGCCGGGTGAAGGGTTTGCCAATAAACTGACCGGCAATTGGGGCTGTGGAAACTTTGGCTATCTGCTCAACAATGATGGCAAACTTTACAATACGCTGCTTTCGCAGATGATTGCCCTTGAGTTGAATATGCGACTGTCACCCGGTCTGGCCGATGTTGTGCTTACAAGTCCCGAATTCTACACCCGGGCTTCGTCGGCCTGTGGCGGCGGTACTTCCAATGGCAGTTACCCGCTGGACGATTCATTACATTTCGTCATTCCTTATTCGGTATACCTCTATCTTGGTATCAATCCGACCATTCAGGATGTTTATGATCTGGCCAATTCGGCATTGGGCGGTGTTGCACCTCCTCCGAACCTTGGACCTACCCTCAGCGATATCAGGGATGCCGTGCAGGTGATTAACCAGGCATTTGAGGATTGCCGTTTCATCTTCTTCATTCCCAAACCCAAGTCCTCTCTGGTACTTCCGCTAGGGAACGAATTGCCTGTGGGCATTGAATTAAAGGTTGCACCCAATCCTTTCCGTTTATTTACTGAGGTGTCCTTCAGTGTGGATAAAGACAGCAGGGTTCAGGCCCAGCTTTACGACATGCAGGGAAATCTGGTAAAAACCCTCTTCGAAGGCAATATGGAAGCAGGGCAGGAACGCACCGAAGTTTACAATGTCAGCAGGAATGAAAGCTTTGCTATGTTGATTTGTGTAATCCGAACCCCGACAGCCATCAGGGTACAACGGATTATCCGGACTCACTAG